Proteins encoded within one genomic window of Arachis ipaensis cultivar K30076 chromosome B08, Araip1.1, whole genome shotgun sequence:
- the LOC107612122 gene encoding uncharacterized protein LOC107612122 gives MKHLQNISKEKNGGFENDDENYNAAMPVSPMAHYFNSSALNVFVLCVLESEIPIDDSKAMQLLEGLLLPLNPRFSSIMIEGKKGKKQWKPVEVNLKEHIKVPIFPRSNNPAKLYDDDFDEYLTKIAGQEFPQDKPLWEVHIIKYPTRNSKGVLVFKMHHALGDGYTLMASLLSCVQRADDPSIPITFPSSKKSAELDDDGKISCCHFLNSCPSINDVLVGMIFLSIRLYMEAKNEESSKADATGLVLLNTRRIRAYKSVKEMLDTKTNSGASWGNQFQFMHLPIPKMSDHSNSLINPLEFVLSANKIINSLRNSLAIPLNGVLLGLVDKIKGPEVAAKYVHKTLANSSLSISHMVGPVEKVAIDNHPVKGFYFMTVGLRQSLTVTILSYMGYLRIGFGVEKDWIDVHHLISCFETAQEMILNAANKI, from the exons ATGAAGCATCTTCAAAATATTTCCAAAGAGAAGAATGGCGGGTTTGAGAATGATGACGAGAACTATAATGCTGCAATGCCGGTGAGCCCTATGGCGCATTATTTCAACAGCTCTGCGCTAAATGTGTTTGTTCTCTGCGTTTTGGAGAGCGAGATTCCAATAGACGACTCAAAGGCCATGCAACTTCTTGAAGGCTTGCTTCTCCCCCTCAACCCACGCTTCTCTTCTATCATG ATCGAagggaagaaaggaaagaagcaaTGGAAGCCGGTTGAAGTGAATCTTAAAGAACACATCAAGGTTCCAATATTTCCAAGATCCAACAACCCAGCCAAACTAtatgatgatgattttgatgaataTCTAACAAAAATAGCTGGTCAAGAATTTCCACAAGATAAACCACTTTGGGAAGTACATATAATTAAGTATCCAACAAGAAATTCTAAGGGTGTTTTGGTTTTCAAGATGCACCATGCTCTTGGAGATGGATACACCCTAATGGCCTCGTTGCTCTCATGTGTACAAAGAGCAGATGACCCTTCAATTCCCATAACCTTTCCTTCAAGCAAAAAATCAGCGGAATTAGATGATGATGGCAAGATCAGTTGTTGCCATTTTTTAAATTCATGTCCC AGCATAAATGATGTCCTAGTGGGCATGATTTTCCTTAGCATTCGGTTATACATGGAAGCAAAGAATGAGGAATCAAGCAAAGCAGATGCAACAGGATTAGTGCTGCTTAATACAAGAAGAATTAGAGCTTACAAGTCAGTGAAGGAGATGCTTGATACTAAAACCAATTCAGGGGCTTCATGGGGAAATCAATTTCAATTCATGCACCTTCCTATTCCCAAAATGAGTGACCATTCCAATTCATTAATAAACCCTCTTGAATTTGTTTTGTCAGCCAACAAAATTATCAATAGCTTGAGAAATTCTCTGGCAATACCACTCAATGGTGTGCTTTTAGGCTTGGTTGATAAAATCAAAGGCCCAGAG GTTGCGGCAAAATATGTGCACAAAACATTGGCAAATTCAAGCCTTAGCATCTCACACATGGTTGGACCAGTTGAAAAAGTGGCTATTGATAATCATCCCGTCAAAGGTTTTTACTTTATGACTGTTGGTTTACGTCAG AGTCTCACGGTGACAATATTAAGTTACATGGGGTATTTACGCATTGGATTTGGAGTGGAAAAAGATTGGATAGATGTACACCATTTGATTTCGTGTTTCGAGACTGCCCAAGAAATGATTCTGAATGctgcaaataaaatataa
- the LOC107610493 gene encoding uncharacterized protein LOC107610493: MEGRNFGPGPNVGGPRGGQKPSPVGVTEGGDKNNVGEGLHESGSVPTNVEMDSDYEKPYEYESEAFNSPISSEDEGKTAFDPFDEDSEYGEVEFKVGQLFPTIELFKKALKNYFVYERKDVLYIKNEKHRLKAACAAEGYPWLIFTSWNSATRYFQVETLFDEHTCARDYGSNMADRQWVASKLIKKLLIQPNMKPRHAMEHMIEEYNVQLNPGMIARALKVAREVVIGNSREQYGKGLELAIKEVMPNTHHKNCVHIWKNFIKHFKDQQTKQLVWECARCTTFQEFNTAMEKMKKVNMGAWEYLQRFEPAVWTKAYFSHGPKVDNITKNMCELWNAKIVEYREKLILTICEDLQCYLMRKMATHKRKLEAYSGQLTPVQQKKLNEFVKPRANKWRAIWAGDNDRVLFEVHRGNHKQLTGNSNSYVNSAIYCLGYYFLTKILYSASRMLCRHAVVTMYKIGLKPEEFVHKWLTMESIRATYKHCIQPVNSEEYWIPTTAPPCDPPSIKRPAHCPKMKRKVNSIEKEMHTNKERKSFEVTCSKCGQTGHYYRT, translated from the exons ATGGAAGGACGAAATTTTGGGCCTGGGCCAAATGTTGGAGGCCCAAGAGGAGGACAGAAACCAAGCCCTGTGGGCGTGACAGAGGGTGGTGACAAAAATAATGTGGGTGAAGGGCTTCATGAGTCTGGTTCGGTTCCAACCAATGTGGAGATGGATAGTGACTATGAAAAGCCGTATGAGTATGAGAGTGAGGCCTTCAACAGCCCAATCTCTTCAGAGGACGAGGGTAAGACAGCATTTGATCCATTTGATGAAGATAGTGAATATGGTGAGGTTGAGTTCAAGGTTGGACAATTGTTCCCAACAATTGAGCTTTTCAAAAAGGCACTAAAAAACTACTTTGTTTATGAAAGAAAGGACGTCTTATACATTAAGAATGAGAAGCATAGACTGAAGGCAGCATGTGCAGCTGAGGGTTATCCTTGGTTGATATTTACTTCTTGGAATTCTGCCACTAGATACTTCCAAGTGGAGACCTTATTTGATGAGCATACTTGTGCTAGGGACTATGGTAGTAACATGGCTGACCGTCAATGGGTGGCTTCTAAGCTAATTAAAAAACTTCTCATTCAACCCAACATGAAACCAAGACATGCAATGGAGCATATGATAGAAGAGTACAATGTCCAGCTGAACCCCGGAATGATCGCCAGGGCACTTAAAGTTGCTAGAGAAGTTGTAATTGGTAATTCCAGGGAACAATATGGAAAG GGTTTGGAGTTGGCAATTAAGGAAGTAATGCCTAATACACACCACAAAAACTGTGTGCATATCTGGAAAAATTTCATCAAGCATTTCAAGGATCAGCAAACTAAACAATTGGTATGGGAATGTGCACGATGCACCACGTTCCAAGAGTTCAATACTGCTATGGAGAAAATGAAGAAAGTGAATATGGGAGCTTGGGAGTATCTTCAAAGGTTTGAGCCTGCAGTGTGGACTAAGGCTTACTTCAGTCACGGTCCCAAAGTCGACAACATCACGAAAAACATGTGCGAGTTATGGAACGCGAAGATTGTTGAATACCGGGAAAAACTAATTCTGACGATATGTGAGGACTTACAGTGCTACCTGATGAGAAAAATGGCCACACACAAGAGAAAATTGGAGGCTTATTCTGGTCAGTTGACCCCAGTACAACAAAAAAAGCTAAATGAGTTTGTCAAGCCTAGAGCCAACAAGTGGAGAGCAATTTGGGCTGGAGACAACGATAGAGTTCTTTTTGAAGTACATAGAGGAAACCACAAG CAACTCACTGGTAATTCTAACTCCTATGTAAATTCGGCTATATATTGTCTAGGGTATTATTTCCTAACTAAAATATTGTACTCTGCTTCAAGAATGCTTTGCAGGCATGCAGTTGTAACCATGTATAAGATAGGGTTGAAACCAGAGGAGTTTGTGCATAAGTGGCTGACCATGGAATCCATTAGGGCCACTTACAAACACTGCATCCAACCTGTCAACAGTGAAGAATACTGGATTCCAACTACTGCTCCACCATGTGATCCTCCATCAATAAAGAGACCTGCACACTGCCCAAAAATGAAGAGAAAGGTGAACTCAATCGAGAAAGAAATGCACACCAATAAAGAAAGGAAGTCTTTTGAGGTCACATGCAGTAAGTGTGGACAAACTGGCCATTACTACAGGACATGA